A genome region from Setaria italica strain Yugu1 chromosome III, Setaria_italica_v2.0, whole genome shotgun sequence includes the following:
- the LOC101780770 gene encoding protein trichome birefringence-like 25, with protein MGSSPMTWSASPPSPWGRGAGKWWALGGPLAVKAVGFLLLAGLLFRVLCSFPPSPAPALQVSKGKCNLFNGEWIPNPSGPAYTNASCRFIDSHQNCMMNGRPDKGYLHWKWKPYGCDLPPFDAVRFLDSMRNKAWGLIGDSILRNQVQSLLCLLSKAEEPVEVYHDKEFKNRRWHFQSYNFTVSIVWAPFLIRSDVFENENGESTSEIQLHLDILDASWTSQYESFDYVIISGGQWFLRTAVYWENGAVVGCHYCQNKNLVELGFEHLYRKTLQKVFSFITSAKHKPVIFFRTWSPDHFENGEWFNGGSCNRVTPFKKGEYQEGYNERVMRAIELEEFNKAAAALRGSVDVERMELMDTYSLSFLRPDGHVGPYRTPYPFAKDSKDAASIQNDCLHWCVPGPIDAWNDLVMKMVLDQ; from the exons ATGGGTTCGAGCCCGATGACGTGgtcggcgtcgccgccgtcgccgtggggCCGCGGCGCGGGGAAATGGTGGGCGCTGGGAGGGCCATTGGCCGTGAAGGCCGTCGGGTTCCTGCTCCTCGCCGGCCTCTTGTTCCGGGTGCTCTGCTCCTTcccgccctcgccggcgccggcgctgcagGTCAGCAAAG GAAAATGTAATCTTTTCAATGGGGAATGGATACCGAACCCATCTGGCCCAGCCTATACAAATGCAAGCTGTCGGTTTATTGACAGTCACCAGAACTGTATGATGAATGGTAGACCTGACAAGGGATATCTACATTGGAAGTGGAAACCTTATGGATGTGATCTTCCACCATTTGATGCAGTCAGATTTCTAGATTCTATGAGAAACAAAGCTTGGGGACTAATTGGTGATTCCATTCTTCGCAACCAAGTTCAGTCATTGCTCTGCCTTCTGTCTAAG GCTGAAGAACCTGTCGAGGTTTACCATGATAAGGAATTCAAGAACAGGAGATGGCACTTCCAATCCTACAACTTCACAGTGTCGATTGTTTGGGCTCCTTTCCTCATCAGATCTGATGTTTTTGAGAATGAGAATGGCGAATCTACCTCTGAAATCCAGCTCCACCTTGACATACTTGATGCTAGCTGGACGAGTCAGTATGAGAGTTTTGACTATGTTATTATTTCCGGCGGACAATGGTTTCTTAGGACAGCAGTCTACTGGGAGAATGGTGCAGTGGTGGGCTGTCATTATTGTCAAAACAAGAACCTGGTTGAACTTGGCTTTGAGCACCTGTATCGTAAAACTCTCCAAAAGGTTTTCAGCTTCATCACCTCAGCAAAACACAAGCCAGTTATATTCTTCAGGACCTGGTCGCCTGATCACTTCGAGAATGGTGAGTGGTTCAATGGAGGATCTTGTAATAGGGTGACACCCTTCAAGAAGGGAGAGTACCAGGAGGGGTACAACGAACGCGTCATGAGGGCAATCGAACTTGAAGAGTTTAACAAGGCTGCAGCTGCATTGAGGGGTTCTGTAGATGTGGAGAGAATGGAGCTCATGGATACTTACAGCCTCTCATTCTTGAGACCAGACGGCCACGTTGGGCCTTACCGAACACCCTATCCGTTTGCAAAGGACAGCAAGGACGCTGCATCCATTCAGAATGATTGCTTGCACTGGTGTGTACCGGGACCTATTGATGCGTGGAATGATCTCGTTATGAAGATGGTACTGGATCAATGA